The nucleotide window TGTTCGGGGAACTCAAGAGGGCCGACATGGCAGGTGGGACCAGGACGTGCGAGACCAGCACCGAAAAGTTGTCCAGACCTTCTCGATGAGCCTGCCAGACGGCCATGGCATTATTCGGAGCGGTGGTTTCGAACCCGACGGCGAAGAATACGACGTGCCTGTCCGGGTTGTCCCGGGCAAGTTTGACGGCGTCGAGCGGCGAGTACACGACACGGACATCGCCGCCTTCCGACTTCACCATGAACAGGTCCTTTCGTGATCCCGGGACCCTCAGCATGTCACCAAAAGATGTAAAGATGACTCCAGGTTTGCTTGCGATCGCAACGGCTCTGTCGATGAGTTCAAGGGGAGTGACACACACCGGGCAGCCCGGACCGTGCACGAGCTCGATCTCATCGGGAAGAAGTTGATGGATGCCATTCTTGATGATGGAGTGCGTCTGCCCGCCACAGATCTCCATGATGACCCAGGGTCTCGTGGTCACCCTACGGATCTCACCCAGAATCTTTCGGGCAATATCGGGGTCGCGAAATTCGTCGAGGTACTTCACGGCAATTCCTCCGTCGATCCTCTGGCATGGTCTTGCGCGTCCAGCGGCATTCCGAAAATGTCCATGCCTTCCGACGCGGCAGCTTCAACCATTTCGTCCCAGAGGTCAAGCGTCTTCTGAGCCTCTTGCTCGTCGAGGATGCTGATGGCGAATCCAGCGTGCACCAGTACGTATTCGCCGGCTGATGCCTCCGGGACGTACTCAAGGCACGCCGTGTTTACTGTGCCCGCGTAGTCGACACGGCCCATCTTGAGGCCATGATCATCGAAAACGTCAACAAGCTTACCCGGTATTGCAAGACACATTGGCTTCCTCACGTACTCATGATCTTGGATGCAATGGCAGCCTGGCCGAGTGCGAGCCCGCCGTCGTTTGTGGGGACTCTGGAATGCGTCAGTACGTCGAATCCGTC belongs to Rhodothermales bacterium and includes:
- a CDS encoding HypC/HybG/HupF family hydrogenase formation chaperone, which translates into the protein MCLAIPGKLVDVFDDHGLKMGRVDYAGTVNTACLEYVPEASAGEYVLVHAGFAISILDEQEAQKTLDLWDEMVEAAASEGMDIFGMPLDAQDHARGSTEELP